GCAACGCGGCGAAGCGGCCCGGCGCCAGGCTGAAATTCACCTGGCGCAACGCTTCCCGGGGGCCATAGGAGAAACTCAGGTCGCTGACTTCCAGGGCGTTCATGGCGTCACCACCACACCCCAGGGATAGCGCCCGACCTTCACCGACTTGCTGACCTTGAGGCTCTCGACATCGATCACCGACACATCGCCGCTGACGCCATTGGTGGCGAGCAATTGCTTCTGGTCCGGGGTAAACGCCAGTTGCCAGACGCGCCGGCCCACCAGCAGGTAGTCGAGTACCTCGAAGGTTTTGGCATCGATGACCGCCACGTGATTGGCCGGGCCCAGGGCCACGAAGGCGTACTTGCCGTCGGCGCTGAGCTTGATGCCCACGGGCTGCACCTTGTCCGGGTGCACGCCCTTGATCTGGAAGTTCAGGGTCTTGAGGACGTGGCGGCTGGCGACGTCGAGGATCGTCACCGTGCCGCCGATTTCCGCCGAGGCCCAGAGCTGCTTGCCGTCATTGCTGAACTCGACGAAACGCGGACGCTGATCCACTAGCGTGCTGTCAGCCAGAGTCTGGGTGCTGGTGTCGATCCAGTGCAGCATGTTGGTGGTTTCGCTGGTATTCACTGCCCACTTGCCGTCGGGGCTGACCGCCATGCCTTCGGGCTCGACGCCGACGTTGATCTGGCCGAGGACCTTGGAGGTTTCGGTGTCGATCACGGTCACCAGTGCATCGTCTTCGTTGGAGACGTACAGCCAGCGGTTGTTGGGGTGCAGGGCGAATTGCTCCGGGTCCTTGCCCGAGGGCAGTTCCTTGATGATCTTGCGGGTGGCCACGTCCATCACCTGGACCCGGTCCGAGTCGCTGGCGCAGATGTAAAGGAGCTTGTTGTCATGGGACAGCAGCAGGCCACGAGGGCGCTGGCCGACGGGCAGGGTCTCGGTGACTTGCAGGGTCTGCATGTCGATCAGGCTCAGGTTGTTGTCCTTTTCATTGGAGACCCAGGCGGTGCTGGCGACGGCATGGCCGGCGACAAGCAACAGGGCGCAGCAAGGCAGGGTGTGGCGCATGGCAGTTTCCTTGTTTTAGTTGTTGTGATCAGGGAAAGCGGCAACTGACCTCGGGCTTGTCGTAACCCAGGCTGTCCATCTCGTTGAATGGGTGCAGGAAGCCGTCCTGTGGCGAAGTGCTGACCAGCGCCCGGGGCTGCACGATGGGGATCGGCTGGCGCAACTGGCCGTTCCACGGGCGGTAACTGAGCTTGCGTCCCTTGAAACCGTCCAGCGGCAACTGATCGCTGATTTCCAGGGTGCGGATCGCCATCGGTTCGCTCTGGCGCAGTTTGCTCACGGCACTGGCGACGCTGCGCACGGCCATCCACGCGGCGAAATCACGGTCGTTCATCCAGCGTCCGGCGAGGGCCTCGAAGCGCTTTTGCAATTGGGCGGCGCCATAGGTTTCCACGGTCTTGTGCCAACCTGTCGGAATCAGGCCCTGGGTGCCGGCGACCGGGCGCGGATACCAGGTCTGGTAGGGAACGTATTCGCCGAAGTCGCCACGTTCGTCCGCCACCAGCACCACGTCGTATTCGGCGGTCTGGGTGAACAGCGGCATGTCGGCCTGGGCACTGCGCCGCTGATCGTTATCGAAGCTCCAGGGTTTCTCCGCCACCAGTTGCAGGCCGAAGCGCTTGGCCGCGCGGCGCAGGGCCGCGGCGTAGGCCTGATCGTCCGGCGTCGGGCCGACGATCAGCAGCGCCCGCTGCCATTTGCGCACCACCAGAAACTGCGCCAGTGCATCGGCCAGCATCGCCCGGCTCGGCAGACTGTGCAGCACGTTTGGCAGGCAGTCGGTGGTGCGCAGGCTGTCATCGGGGCTGCCGGCGTTGAACAGCAGGCTGTCGGGCAGGGCTGCACTGAGTTGGCGCAGGCTGTCCGCCGGTGCATTCACCACGAACAGGCGCAGGCCCTGTTCATGCTGGGTCCTGGCTGCTTCGAGCAAGGCTTCGGGGCTGTCGGCGCTGGCGCTCTCCAGGCTGTAGCTGTGATTGAGAAAACGCCCGGTGCTGTTGCTGTCGATAATCGCCAGTTCAGCGCCGCGCAGTCCGGCGTCGGCGGGTTCGGGAATGACGTTGGACAGCAGCGGGCCGGGGTCGAGGCGATAGCCCAGGTAGCCGATTCGTACCTGCAAGGGGGCGTCGGCAGCCTGGCTCAGGGATGCCAGCCCGGCGGCACAGGCGATCGCCAACAGGTAGGTCAGGGCACAAGAGGCTAGCTGGCGCATGGGGCACTCCATTTCAGGTAGCGCCAGCATAGGAAGCCCTTGGCAGGGTGGAAATATGCAGAAAGTATCGACCAGCTTGTACCAAGGTAGTAACGGCCCGTGGTCGGCGCGGTTCTAGCATGGCCCTTGCAGCCATGACTCCGGAGGGACTGACCATGCGCATCGTCAAGGCACTGCTGTTGCCCTTTCTGCTGATCCTCACCCTGATCGGCGTCGACCGGCTCCACGGCCCGCGTCCCGTGCCGCCGCCATTTTTGCCCGCGCCGGCGGGGCGCTAGGGTTCCCCGTCGACGTCCCGCCGATCGCCTTACTACCAAGGGATTAGACGCCGGCCACCAAAGCAGCATGGGGCCAGTGCGCCGGGGTTTCTAAGATGGTCGCCATAGCCTCTGCCAAGAGGTTTTGCGTGCAACCTGAGGGCATAACAATGACAACGAAACGCAACGCCTTGCTCGTCACCGGACTGTTGGCCGGTCTTATCAGCGCCGGTTCCGTGTGGGCCCACGGCAATGTGGTGCCACAGGCCGTGGAGACCAAAGGACTGACCGCGATCAAGGATTCCGGCGTGCCGGTCGATGCCGACGGTTGGGCATCGGTGAATCCCTACCGTACTTCCCCTGAACACGACAAGGCCGTGGAAATCGGCTCGTCGGCCTACAACCAGAACTGCGCGGCCTGTCATGGCCTGGAAGCCAAGTCCGGCGGCATCGCCCCCGATCTGCGTATGCTCGATGCCGCTGACGCCGGCGATGAATGGTTCGTCGAGCGAGTGCGCCATGGCGCAGTGCGCGACGGTCGGGTGTACATGCCGAAAATGGCGGACTACCTGAGTCAGGAAGCACTGTGGGCGGTTCGCACTTACCTGGACACCGTGCACGTCGAGGAGTGACGCCATGCGCCTGCTTGCGATGTTGCTCGGCGCGGTGTGGCTGTGCTGCCAGTCGGTGCAGGCGCAGGTGCGCAACTACGATGAAATGATCGCCGCCGGGGAGCTGAAGGTGGCGGTGTACAAGGACTTCGCGCCCTACAGTTTCGAGCAGGCCGGCCAGCCCCGGGGCGTCGACGTGGAGCTGGCCCAGGCGTTGGCCAAGGCGTTGGGCGTGCGCCTGACGCTGATCTGGGCGCCGCCCGGCGAAAAGCTCGACGACGACCTGCGAGATTACATCTGGCGTGCCAGTGCCTTGCACAACCAGCAACTGGCCGACCTGATGATGCGTGTGCCTTACGATCGCGATTACGCGCAGAAACGCAACGAACTCGGCGAACTGGAAAACGGCCACGTGGTGATGTTCGGGCCGTACCAGAACGAGCAATGGCAGGTCGCCTATGACCGTCGCCGCCTGGACAAGGTCGCCAGTGTCGCGGTGTTCGAGCAGCACCCGATCGGCGTCGAAGTCGACAGCGTGCCGTCGTTCTACCTGACGTCGGTGTTCAACGGCATGCTCGCCGGCAAGACCCACCACTATCCGGGCGTCGCCCAGGCGTTTGCCGCCATGAAGGCCGGCGAAGTCGATGCGGTCATGGCGATGCGCGGCGAAATCGACTGGCAAGTGCATGAAGCCGCCGACCCGCAATTGGCCTTGGCGCAGAACGCCTATCCGAACATGGGCAAGCAGCTCTGGGAGATCGGCATGGCGGTGCACGAGAGCAATCGGCAACTGGCCTATGCCGTGGAGGAAGCGCTGGAGGGGTTGATCCGCGACGGTACGCTGAAAACCCTCTACGGCCATTACGGCCTGCGTTATGACGTGCCCGAGATGTATCAATAGGAGCAGGTTATGAAATGGCAAAGGAGTTGTCTGTTGGCCTGCTGTCTGAGCCTGAGCGTGCACGCCGCCGATGTCGATCCGGGCAAGGACCCGGTGCCTTCGGTGATGTGGGGCTTTTATCAGAAGCAGTTTCTTGGCGATGCGCCGTACGTGTTCGATCAGCGGGTCAAGCTGCTGGCACCGCCGTTCGCCGAGGATGCACGGCAAGTGCCGCTGGAGATCGACGCCCGGGCGTTCAAGGGCGACGTGGTGAGAATCCTCGCCTGGGCGGAACTCAACCCCTTGCCGAAAATCGTCGATTTCGAGCCGGTGGCCGGTGTGCTGCCGTGGCTGTCGATCCGTATTCGCGTGGAGCAGGCCACGCCGTTGCGCGCCGCGGTGCTGACCCGTGACGGGCTGTGGCATGTCGGCTCGACCCTGATCGATGCGGCCGGTGGCGGTTGCACCGCGCCGAGCGTGGTACGCACCGAAGCGGGCTGGGAGGAACATGTCGGCGAGGTGCTGGGTGGCCGCTACCCGCGCAAGGATTTCAGTCGCTTGCGCTTGCAGGTGGCGCATCCGATGGACAACGGCATGGTCAGCGGCATTCCCGAGTTCTACATCAATCATGCCGAGCTGCGTGATCAACAGGATCAGCTCCTGGCCCGCCTCGAACTGTTTCCCGCCGTCAGCGAAAACCCCAGCCTGGCCTTCGATCTGGAAGGGGCAGGGCAGACGCGCCTGTTGTTGCGCGATAACAGCGGCAACCAATTCGATGCGTCGATCCCCTGAGCCCCATTTTCCTGAAACAGGAGCCTGACATGCGCTGGATGCTGCTGTTGTTCCTCAGCCTGAGCCTGCCGGCCATGGCCGATCTCGAATACTCGCTCAAGCCCCGGCAGATCGCTGAAGACACCTGGCTGCTGGAAGGCAGCACGGAAAATTTCGCCAAGGACAATGGCGGCAATATCGTCAACACCGCGTTCATCGTCACCGAGCGTGGCGTGGTGGTGATCGATACCGGACCGTCCAGGCGTTATGGCGAGGCCATGCGCCGGGCCATTGCCGCTACCACCGACAAACCGGTGATCGAGGTCTTGCTGACCCATCACCACCCCGATCATGTGCTGGGCAACCAGGCGTTCAGCGATGTGCCGATTGGCGCACTGGCTGGCACCACCGAGCTGCTGCAAAAGCAGGGTGATGCGATGGCCGAAAACATGTACCGGCTGGTGGGCGACTGGATGCGCGGCACGGAAGTCGTGTTGCCGACCCGCACGCTGATCCCCGGCGTGCAAAGTTTTGGGAATCATGATCTGCGCCTGATAGATCTGGGTGGGCATACGGGTGCGGATCTGGCTATTCTCGACCAGCAAACCGGCGTGCTGTTTGCCGGGGACCTGGTGTTTTATCAACGTGCCCTGACCACGCCCAACAGTCCGGGGCTGTCGGTGTGGCTGGCCGACATCGCCACGCTGCAGGCGCTGCCCTGGACGCTGATCGTGCCCGGCCACGGGCCGGTCGCCAGCGACGCCAGGCCCTTTGCGCAAATGCGCGACTACCTGACCTGGCTCGACCAACTGATGCGCGAAGGCGCGGCCAATGGCAGCGACATGGCCGAGATGATCCGCAGCCCTATTCCTGAGCGATTCGCCGGGATCAGTTTGAGTCGCTATGAGTTGATCCGCAGTGTCAGTCATCTGTACCCGCGATATGAGCGGGCGCAGATGACGCGGGTGGATTCCAATGCGCAACAATAATCAACACCGCCCCCCCTGTAGGAGCGAGCCTGCTCGCGATGAACCCGAGAACACCGCGGGGTGTCAGGCCTCCAACGTTATCGTTGACCACCATCGCGAGCAGGCTCGCTCCTACAGGAGGGGGAGGCGCGGGATCCACACCCAACCCCATACCAAGGAACTAGAAATCTCCACATTGCGGCCAATTGTTGTCCAGGCGGCGGCGCCCAAGAATCTGCACCAGACCGGGAAAATTTTCCGGGAACAACAAAAACCGCAGAGGAAGCCGTCATGACTCAACCCGCACGTCGCCAGCCCTTCGTCTTGAGCCTGTTGCTCAGTGCCATGCTGTTGTCCGGCCAGGCATCGGCCGGGGTTTCCGACCAGGACATTCTCCAGGATCCGAAGAACCCCGAGCAGGTCGTGACCAACGGCCTGGGCGTTCAGGGTCAGCGCTACAGCCCGCTGGACATTCTCAACGTCGACAACGTCAAGGAACTGCGCCCGGCGTGGGCGTTCTCGTTCGGCGGGGAGAAGCAGCGCGGCCAGCAGGCGCAGCCGATGGTCAAGGACGGCGTGATGTACATGACCGGGTCCTACTCGCGGGTATTCGCCGTGGATGCGCGCACCGGCAAGAAACTCTGGCAATACGACGCGCGGCTACCGGATGACATTCGCCCCTGCTGCGACGTGATCAACCGTGGCGTGGCGCTGTATGGCGACCTGGTGATCTTCGGCACCCTCGACGCCAAGCTCGTGGCGCTGAACAAGGACACCGGCAAGGTGGTCTGGAGCAAGAAAGTCGCCGACCACAAGGAAGGCTACTCGATCAGCGCCGCGCCGCTGGTGATCAACGGCAAGCTGATCACCGGCGTGGCCGGTGGCGAGTTCGGCGTGGTGGGCAAGATCGAAGCCTACGACCCGAAAAACGGCGACCTGTTGTGGACCCGGCCGACGGTCGAGGGCCACATGGGTTACGTCTACAAGGACGGCAAGGCCGTGGAAAACGGTATTTCCGGTGGCGAGGCGGGCAAGACCTGGCCGGGCGACCTGTGGAAGACCGGCGGTGCGGCACCCTGGCTGGGCGGCTATTACGATCCGGAAACCAACCTGCTGCTGTTCGGCACCGGCAACCCGGCACCGTGGAACTCGCACCTGCGCCCTGGCGACAACCTCTACTCGTCGTCGCGCCTGGCGCTCAACCCGGACGACGGCACCATCAAGTGGCACTTCCA
This genomic interval from Pseudomonas putida contains the following:
- a CDS encoding YVTN family beta-propeller repeat protein, yielding MRHTLPCCALLLVAGHAVASTAWVSNEKDNNLSLIDMQTLQVTETLPVGQRPRGLLLSHDNKLLYICASDSDRVQVMDVATRKIIKELPSGKDPEQFALHPNNRWLYVSNEDDALVTVIDTETSKVLGQINVGVEPEGMAVSPDGKWAVNTSETTNMLHWIDTSTQTLADSTLVDQRPRFVEFSNDGKQLWASAEIGGTVTILDVASRHVLKTLNFQIKGVHPDKVQPVGIKLSADGKYAFVALGPANHVAVIDAKTFEVLDYLLVGRRVWQLAFTPDQKQLLATNGVSGDVSVIDVESLKVSKSVKVGRYPWGVVVTP
- a CDS encoding ABC transporter substrate-binding protein, whose product is MRQLASCALTYLLAIACAAGLASLSQAADAPLQVRIGYLGYRLDPGPLLSNVIPEPADAGLRGAELAIIDSNSTGRFLNHSYSLESASADSPEALLEAARTQHEQGLRLFVVNAPADSLRQLSAALPDSLLFNAGSPDDSLRTTDCLPNVLHSLPSRAMLADALAQFLVVRKWQRALLIVGPTPDDQAYAAALRRAAKRFGLQLVAEKPWSFDNDQRRSAQADMPLFTQTAEYDVVLVADERGDFGEYVPYQTWYPRPVAGTQGLIPTGWHKTVETYGAAQLQKRFEALAGRWMNDRDFAAWMAVRSVASAVSKLRQSEPMAIRTLEISDQLPLDGFKGRKLSYRPWNGQLRQPIPIVQPRALVSTSPQDGFLHPFNEMDSLGYDKPEVSCRFP
- the pedF gene encoding cytochrome c-550 PedF, translated to MTTKRNALLVTGLLAGLISAGSVWAHGNVVPQAVETKGLTAIKDSGVPVDADGWASVNPYRTSPEHDKAVEIGSSAYNQNCAACHGLEAKSGGIAPDLRMLDAADAGDEWFVERVRHGAVRDGRVYMPKMADYLSQEALWAVRTYLDTVHVEE
- a CDS encoding substrate-binding periplasmic protein translates to MRLLAMLLGAVWLCCQSVQAQVRNYDEMIAAGELKVAVYKDFAPYSFEQAGQPRGVDVELAQALAKALGVRLTLIWAPPGEKLDDDLRDYIWRASALHNQQLADLMMRVPYDRDYAQKRNELGELENGHVVMFGPYQNEQWQVAYDRRRLDKVASVAVFEQHPIGVEVDSVPSFYLTSVFNGMLAGKTHHYPGVAQAFAAMKAGEVDAVMAMRGEIDWQVHEAADPQLALAQNAYPNMGKQLWEIGMAVHESNRQLAYAVEEALEGLIRDGTLKTLYGHYGLRYDVPEMYQ
- a CDS encoding quinoprotein dehydrogenase-associated SoxYZ-like carrier, with the protein product MKWQRSCLLACCLSLSVHAADVDPGKDPVPSVMWGFYQKQFLGDAPYVFDQRVKLLAPPFAEDARQVPLEIDARAFKGDVVRILAWAELNPLPKIVDFEPVAGVLPWLSIRIRVEQATPLRAAVLTRDGLWHVGSTLIDAAGGGCTAPSVVRTEAGWEEHVGEVLGGRYPRKDFSRLRLQVAHPMDNGMVSGIPEFYINHAELRDQQDQLLARLELFPAVSENPSLAFDLEGAGQTRLLLRDNSGNQFDASIP
- a CDS encoding quinoprotein relay system zinc metallohydrolase 1 translates to MRWMLLLFLSLSLPAMADLEYSLKPRQIAEDTWLLEGSTENFAKDNGGNIVNTAFIVTERGVVVIDTGPSRRYGEAMRRAIAATTDKPVIEVLLTHHHPDHVLGNQAFSDVPIGALAGTTELLQKQGDAMAENMYRLVGDWMRGTEVVLPTRTLIPGVQSFGNHDLRLIDLGGHTGADLAILDQQTGVLFAGDLVFYQRALTTPNSPGLSVWLADIATLQALPWTLIVPGHGPVASDARPFAQMRDYLTWLDQLMREGAANGSDMAEMIRSPIPERFAGISLSRYELIRSVSHLYPRYERAQMTRVDSNAQQ
- a CDS encoding PQQ-dependent methanol/ethanol family dehydrogenase, whose translation is MTQPARRQPFVLSLLLSAMLLSGQASAGVSDQDILQDPKNPEQVVTNGLGVQGQRYSPLDILNVDNVKELRPAWAFSFGGEKQRGQQAQPMVKDGVMYMTGSYSRVFAVDARTGKKLWQYDARLPDDIRPCCDVINRGVALYGDLVIFGTLDAKLVALNKDTGKVVWSKKVADHKEGYSISAAPLVINGKLITGVAGGEFGVVGKIEAYDPKNGDLLWTRPTVEGHMGYVYKDGKAVENGISGGEAGKTWPGDLWKTGGAAPWLGGYYDPETNLLLFGTGNPAPWNSHLRPGDNLYSSSRLALNPDDGTIKWHFQSTPHDGWDFDGVNELVSFNYSEGGKEIKAAATADRNGFFYVLDRTNGKFIRGFPFVDKITWATGLDKDGRPIYNEASRPGAPGSEAKGSSVFVAPAFLGAKNWMPMAYNRDTGLFYVPSNEWGMDIWNEGIAYKKGAAFLGAGFTIKPLNEDYIGVLRAIDPKTGKEVWRHKNFAPLWGGVLTTKGNLVFTGTPEGFLQAFNAKTGEKVWEFQTGSGVLGSPVTWEMDGEQYVSVLSGWGGAVPLWGGEVAKRVKDFNQGGMLWTFKLPKDLVAKH